Proteins encoded together in one Hymenobacter monticola window:
- a CDS encoding CDP-alcohol phosphatidyltransferase family protein: protein MKRHLPNAITCLNLLCGCLALTYIFSGDLATGAWFVAAAAAADFADGLVARALRVSSAIGKDLDSLADMVSFGVVPGAILFHLLGMATGPLRETSIAGMPMVAGIVKAAHPPLVAYVGFLVSIFSALRLAKFNNDTRQTTSFIGLPTPACTLVVASLPLILAYDQFGLRDVVLNPLVLLGLTVLLSGLLVAELPLFALKFKTLRWADNRRRFIFLLLAAGLLLALRAAAVPLVVLLYVLLSVPKTAARSGS from the coding sequence ATGAAAAGACACCTGCCCAACGCCATTACCTGCCTCAACCTATTGTGCGGCTGCCTGGCGCTGACTTATATCTTCTCAGGCGACTTGGCCACGGGCGCCTGGTTTGTGGCCGCCGCCGCCGCCGCCGATTTTGCCGACGGGCTGGTGGCCCGGGCCCTGCGTGTGTCCTCAGCCATCGGCAAAGACCTGGACTCGCTGGCCGACATGGTGTCGTTTGGGGTGGTGCCGGGCGCCATTCTGTTTCACTTGCTGGGGATGGCAACCGGCCCCTTGCGGGAAACTTCAATAGCTGGCATGCCCATGGTTGCCGGAATAGTAAAAGCTGCCCATCCACCCCTGGTAGCATATGTAGGCTTTCTGGTCAGCATCTTCTCGGCCTTGCGCTTGGCCAAGTTCAACAACGACACCCGCCAAACCACTTCTTTTATCGGCCTGCCTACGCCGGCCTGTACGCTGGTGGTGGCCTCGCTGCCGCTCATTCTGGCCTACGACCAATTTGGGCTGCGCGACGTGGTGCTAAATCCGCTGGTGCTGCTGGGCCTCACGGTGCTGCTCTCGGGCCTGTTGGTGGCCGAACTGCCGCTGTTTGCGCTGAAGTTTAAAACCCTGCGCTGGGCCGATAATCGGCGCCGGTTTATTTTTCTGTTGCTGGCGGCAGGATTATTGCTAGCGCTGCGAGCCGCCGCCGTGCCCTTGGTGGTGCTGCTTTACGTGCTGCTCTCGGTGCCGAAGACGGCAGCCCGCAGCGGTTCGTGA